The Vicia villosa cultivar HV-30 ecotype Madison, WI linkage group LG1, Vvil1.0, whole genome shotgun sequence genome includes a region encoding these proteins:
- the LOC131622402 gene encoding nodulin-26-like, with amino-acid sequence MEGDNSTCNENIKVVLNGNDDAIKMCDNSSIEDPVPLLQKLVAEVVGTFFLIFVGCGSVVTNLNNDNAVTLPGIAIVWGLCVVVLVYSLGHISGAHFNPAVTIAHASTKRFPLVQVPPYIIAQLVGSLLASGALKLIFTGKENRFVGTLPAGSNLQALIIEFIITFYLMFIISGVATDDRAVGELAGLAVGSTIILNVLFAGPITGASMNPVRSLGPAIMHHEYRGIWIYVVSPILGALAGTWTYTFIRISKKPVRELTKSSSFLKEMGSK; translated from the exons ATGGAGGGTGATAATTCAACTTGCAATGAAAACATCAAGGTAGTTTTAAATGGAAACGATGATGCAATAAAAATGTGTGATAACTCAAGCATTGAAGATCCTGTTCCTCTTTTGCAGAAG TTGGTAGCCGAGGTGGTGGGAACATTCTTCTTAATATTTGTTGGATGTGGTTCTGTAGTTACAAATCTTAACAATGATAATGCAGTAACACTTCCTGGAATTGCAATTGTTTGGGGACTTTGTGTTGTGGTATTGGTATATTCTCTTGGTCATATCTCTGGTGCTCATTTTAATCCTGCTGTCACAATTGCTCATGCATCTACCAAAAGATTTCCATTAGTGCAG GTACCACCATATATAATTGCTCAACTCGTTGGGTCACTACTTGCAAGTGGGGCTCTCAAACTTATATTTACTGGCAAAGAAAACCGCTTTGTGGGAACACTTCCAGCCGGATCTAACCTCCAAGCTCTTATCATCGAATTTATAATTACTTTCTATCTTATGTTCATCATTTCAGGAGTTGCCACCGATGACAGAGCG GTCGGTGAATTGGCTGGACTTGCAGTTGGATCTACAATTATTCTAAACGTGTTGTTTGCTGG TCCAATCACAGGAGCATCAATGAATCCAGTCAGAAGTTTAGGTCCAGCTATTATGCACCACGAATATAGAGGAATATGGATTTATGTGGTTTCACCTATTTTAGGAGCTTTGGCTGGTACATGGACGTATACTTTTATCAGAATTTCAAAGAAACCAGTACGTGAGCTCACAAAGAGTAGTTCATTCCTTAAAGAAATGGGAAGCAAGTGA